The Chitinophagales bacterium genome has a segment encoding these proteins:
- a CDS encoding succinate dehydrogenase/fumarate reductase iron-sulfur subunit, translated as MEHYNMNLTLKVWRQKNTQDKGSFVTYKVTDISSEMSFLEMFDVLNEKLIEENQEPIAFDHDCREGICGMCSMYINGKPHGPWHATTTCQLHMRAFKDGDTITVEPWRAKAFPVIKDLVVDRTAFDRIIQAGGYISVNTGNAQDANCIPINKEDADNAFAAAACIGCGACVAACKNASAMLFLSAKVSQLALLPQGQIEREKRALDMVTQMDKEGFGSCTNTGACEAECPKEISLENIARLNREFTSAALSSNE; from the coding sequence ATGGAACACTATAACATGAATTTGACTTTAAAAGTATGGCGACAAAAAAATACTCAAGACAAAGGTAGCTTTGTAACTTATAAAGTAACAGATATTTCTTCTGAGATGTCTTTCTTGGAAATGTTTGATGTTTTGAATGAAAAATTAATTGAAGAAAACCAAGAACCTATTGCTTTCGACCACGATTGTAGAGAAGGTATTTGTGGTATGTGTTCTATGTATATCAATGGAAAACCACATGGTCCTTGGCATGCAACGACTACTTGTCAGTTACACATGCGTGCTTTTAAAGATGGAGATACTATAACAGTAGAACCTTGGAGAGCTAAAGCATTTCCTGTAATCAAAGACTTAGTTGTAGATAGAACAGCTTTTGATAGAATTATACAAGCTGGTGGTTATATTTCTGTAAACACAGGTAATGCACAAGACGCTAACTGTATTCCTATCAATAAAGAAGATGCCGACAATGCTTTTGCTGCTGCTGCTTGTATTGGTTGTGGTGCTTGTGTGGCTGCTTGTAAAAATGCATCTGCAATGTTGTTTTTATCTGCAAAAGTATCGCAATTGGCTTTGTTACCACAAGGACAAATTGAAAGAGAAAAAAGAGCATTGGATATGGTTACTCAAATGGATAAAGAAGGATTTGGTTCTTGTACCAATACAGGAGCTTGCGAAGCAGAATGTCCTAAAGAAATTTCATTAGAAAACATAGCACGATTAAACAGAGAGTTTACCAGTGCAGCTTTATCTAGTAATGAATAA
- a CDS encoding transposase translates to MKANLKKIRKHRKFSDSFKLSLVKEFETGRYSVVELERLHDISDSLIYSWIYKYSKYNEKGYRMVEHTESSTKKVKELQDKIKLLEAIVGQKQIKIDFLEKMIDIAKEELDIDIKKNYSTPQSNTSNQTKTK, encoded by the coding sequence ATGAAAGCAAATTTAAAAAAGATTAGAAAACATCGTAAATTTAGTGACTCATTTAAGCTAAGTCTAGTAAAAGAGTTTGAAACTGGTAGGTATAGTGTAGTTGAACTTGAGCGACTGCATGACATATCAGATTCTCTAATTTACAGCTGGATTTATAAGTATTCAAAGTACAATGAAAAAGGATATCGTATGGTGGAACACACAGAAAGCAGCACAAAAAAAGTAAAAGAATTACAAGACAAAATTAAATTGTTAGAAGCCATAGTTGGTCAAAAACAGATTAAGATAGACTTCTTGGAAAAGATGATAGACATTGCTAAAGAAGAACTAGATATTGATATTAAAAAAAACTACTCCACTCCACAATCCAACACTTCAAATCAAACAAAAACAAAATGA
- a CDS encoding DnaJ domain-containing protein, producing MKDYFKILGVSWLANDAEIKKAYRQLVLQYHPDKNSSSYAATIFMEIQEAYDVIGNSISRKAYIYQYKVIQQQNQTKQQQNENTTQQEIPPLYQKVKYKASNNEYTKKEVVQILSYTALVLLVIIAFSVLVLRIQTDKLEVERKNLQEQNTHYNTNDWAIVDSNHIEHKVSEAEMYQILQEKFGLTEEQVQQIMRNRK from the coding sequence TTGAAAGATTATTTTAAAATTTTAGGTGTTTCGTGGTTGGCAAATGATGCTGAGATAAAAAAAGCATATCGTCAATTGGTGTTACAATATCATCCTGATAAAAATAGTAGCTCATATGCTGCTACCATTTTTATGGAAATTCAAGAAGCTTATGATGTTATAGGAAATAGTATTTCAAGAAAAGCATATATCTATCAATATAAAGTAATACAACAACAAAATCAAACCAAACAACAACAAAACGAAAATACTACGCAACAAGAAATACCACCATTATATCAAAAAGTAAAATATAAAGCCAGCAATAATGAATATACAAAGAAAGAAGTAGTACAAATATTATCTTATACAGCTTTAGTATTATTAGTCATTATTGCCTTTTCTGTTTTGGTATTGCGTATTCAAACAGACAAATTAGAAGTAGAAAGAAAAAACCTTCAAGAGCAAAATACACATTATAATACCAATGATTGGGCAATTGTTGATAGTAATCATATAGAACACAAAGTTTCAGAAGCAGAGATGTATCAAATCTTACAAGAAAAATTTGGGCTCACAGAAGAGCAAGTTCAACAAATTATGCGTAACAGAAAATAA
- a CDS encoding pyridoxal phosphate-dependent aminotransferase, producing the protein MPSISNKGKMMPSSPIRKLAVYAEEAKKKGTHIYHLNIGQPDIETPTELWQAVHSMQKKILEYSPSNGYESLRIKYAQYFQTRCNLPNLQADDILITTGASEALFFTLLSILDENDEVIIPEPLYANYIGFSRSGNIKVRPIATSFENGFALPSIDEFEAVINENTKAILICNPNNPTGYTYSYDELNRLKALALKHDLFIISDEVYREFVYAEQEHISLFSFEDLAQHLILVDSISKRFSACGARIGMVATKNKEVLETVLKFAQQRLSPPGLAQEAAKALFDVDKDYFVAIKKEYQQRRDTIVGLLNKIDGVACHTPNGAFYCMVQLPVADTDDFCKWLLTDFNYNGATVMLAPGSGFYATHNKGKNEVRIAYVLNSADLTQAAKCLEEALKVYCSEK; encoded by the coding sequence ATGCCATCAATATCAAATAAAGGAAAAATGATGCCTTCTTCGCCAATTAGGAAGTTGGCTGTATATGCAGAAGAAGCTAAGAAAAAAGGAACTCATATTTATCACCTAAATATTGGTCAACCAGATATTGAAACGCCAACAGAACTTTGGCAAGCAGTACATAGTATGCAAAAGAAAATTTTAGAGTATAGTCCGTCTAATGGTTATGAATCACTTAGAATAAAATATGCTCAATATTTTCAAACAAGATGTAACCTACCTAATTTACAAGCAGATGATATTTTAATTACAACTGGTGCTTCTGAAGCTTTATTTTTTACTTTGCTTTCTATACTTGATGAAAATGATGAAGTCATTATTCCTGAGCCATTGTATGCTAATTATATTGGATTTTCGAGAAGTGGTAATATAAAAGTACGACCTATTGCTACGAGCTTTGAAAATGGTTTTGCTTTACCTAGCATTGATGAGTTTGAAGCTGTTATTAATGAAAACACCAAAGCTATTTTAATTTGCAATCCAAATAATCCTACTGGATATACTTATAGTTATGATGAATTAAATCGATTAAAAGCATTAGCATTAAAACACGATTTATTTATTATTAGCGACGAAGTGTATAGAGAATTTGTATATGCAGAACAAGAACATATTAGCTTATTTAGTTTTGAAGATTTAGCACAACATTTAATTTTAGTAGATTCTATTTCAAAACGATTTAGTGCGTGTGGTGCGAGAATTGGAATGGTTGCAACTAAAAATAAAGAAGTTTTAGAAACAGTGTTAAAGTTTGCACAGCAACGATTAAGTCCGCCAGGTTTAGCACAAGAAGCAGCCAAAGCTTTGTTTGATGTAGACAAAGATTATTTTGTTGCCATTAAAAAAGAATATCAACAAAGAAGAGATACCATAGTTGGTTTACTTAATAAAATTGATGGTGTTGCTTGTCATACACCCAATGGTGCATTTTATTGTATGGTACAATTACCTGTAGCAGATACTGATGATTTTTGTAAATGGTTATTGACTGATTTTAATTATAATGGTGCTACGGTGATGTTAGCACCAGGAAGTGGTTTTTATGCCACACATAACAAAGGCAAGAATGAAGTAAGAATTGCCTATGTTTTAAACAGTGCAGATTTAACACAAGCGGCTAAATGCCTAGAAGAAGCTTTGAAAGTTTATTGTTCAGAGAAATAG
- a CDS encoding IS3 family transposase, translated as MSYSLNQLYKVVGISKQAVNQYAKRQAVFDEQVMLLLKEAETLRQEHPGCGVEKMYYTLKPNFIGRDKFVDLFMDLGFRIKRKKNYHRTTTASKLYYPNLIQGMLLHSPSQVWQSDITYIKVNNEFYYAVFIIDVYTKKIVGYHVSDSLRAEANVQALKMALKQNQAPQVHHSDKGSQYIYKDYIKLLKSQNTLISMGETALDNAYAERINQTIKNEYLAYWQPKNYQTLKTMTNRAVKHYNNKRLHNAVGRKTPIAFEKEVVALPKQQRPKAIIYAEGLKNEGGFEPHFVFSNKDLQAPICPMDLNKMNNIFLTKTVNSI; from the coding sequence ATGAGTTATTCTTTAAATCAGTTATACAAAGTGGTAGGCATTAGCAAACAAGCTGTAAATCAGTATGCTAAAAGGCAAGCCGTGTTTGATGAACAAGTAATGTTATTACTTAAAGAAGCAGAAACGCTTCGACAAGAACATCCAGGTTGTGGAGTTGAAAAGATGTATTACACACTAAAGCCAAATTTTATTGGCAGAGACAAATTTGTAGATTTATTTATGGATTTAGGTTTTAGGATCAAACGAAAGAAAAACTATCATAGAACAACTACTGCTTCTAAATTGTATTATCCTAACTTAATTCAAGGCATGTTGTTACACAGTCCGAGCCAAGTATGGCAAAGCGACATTACTTATATTAAAGTAAACAACGAGTTTTATTATGCTGTATTTATTATAGATGTTTATACCAAGAAAATAGTAGGATATCATGTATCAGATAGTTTAAGAGCCGAAGCTAATGTACAAGCACTAAAAATGGCATTAAAACAAAACCAAGCACCACAGGTACATCATTCAGATAAAGGTAGTCAATACATTTATAAGGATTATATTAAACTGCTAAAATCTCAAAATACTTTAATCAGTATGGGAGAAACAGCATTAGATAATGCCTATGCAGAACGCATTAATCAAACCATAAAAAACGAATATTTAGCTTATTGGCAACCTAAAAATTATCAAACATTAAAAACAATGACAAACAGAGCAGTAAAACATTACAACAACAAAAGACTACACAATGCAGTAGGCAGAAAAACACCCATAGCTTTTGAAAAAGAAGTAGTAGCTTTACCAAAGCAACAAAGACCAAAAGCGATTATTTATGCCGAAGGTTTAAAAAACGAAGGTGGCTTTGAGCCACACTTCGTTTTTAGCAACAAAGACCTGCAAGCTCCTATTTGTCCGATGGATTTAAACAAAATGAACAATATTTTTTTAACCAAAACGGTCAACTCTATTTAG
- a CDS encoding transketolase has protein sequence MSLQNQENIDTNNLKSFLAFKEEVIQDYYTCLISREMSLMGRKEVLTGKAKFGIFGDGKELPQIAMAKAFKNGDFRSGYYRDQTFMLASKLVSLEQLFAQLYANPSLAEDPHSGGRQMNNHFATRSLLPDGNWKALKLMKNTAADNSPTASQMPRALGLALASKKYRALKDFIGENSFSNNGNEICFATIGDASTSEGLFWETINAAGVLQVPLLVSVWDDGYGISVPKLLQTTKGSISEVLKGFQADEQYNGFDIYKVKAWDYPKLVATYMQATEKIRKTHRPALIHVEEVTQPQGHSTSGSHERYKSQERLDWEKEYDCIAQFKSWILNNNISDETTLQTIEDNVKAEVVLAKKTAWSNFHDIILEEFNEVLNIIELVASISKNKESILDIVAKAKTIIEPVRRDIFETIIEVLVLTKDESHDYIKQLKQWRATQKLVNKERYSSYMHTNSSYSPLKLPMVTVTYPEKPKFLSGYQVLNACFTANFERDKMLLAFGEDVGRIGDVNQAFAGLQEKFGKDRIYDTGIREATIMGEGIGLAMRGFRPIAEIQYLDYLLYGLQPLSDDLACLSYRTKGGQKAPLIVRTRGHRLEGIWHTGSPMQMILGALRGMHVCVPRNMTQAAGFYNLLLRGDEPALVIECLNAYRLKEKIPSNAGDFTVPLGVPEILKEGKDITLVTYGSCVRIAQDAVGKLHHFGIDVELIDVQTLLPFDIHGIIGDSIRKTNRVVFMDEDFPGGGTAYMLEQVLEKQNIFSYLDAVPRTLSAREHRAAFGTDGDYFSKPNAEDVFRLINKMMYETNPTKFPLLY, from the coding sequence ATGTCTTTGCAAAACCAAGAAAATATAGACACGAACAACTTAAAATCCTTTCTCGCTTTTAAAGAAGAAGTAATACAAGATTACTACACTTGTTTGATAAGTAGAGAAATGAGTTTAATGGGAAGAAAAGAAGTGCTAACAGGAAAAGCTAAGTTTGGCATTTTTGGCGATGGAAAAGAGTTGCCACAAATTGCTATGGCTAAAGCTTTTAAAAATGGCGATTTCCGTTCTGGTTACTATAGAGACCAAACCTTTATGCTCGCATCTAAATTGGTGAGTTTAGAACAATTATTTGCTCAGTTGTATGCCAATCCATCTTTAGCAGAAGATCCACATTCTGGCGGAAGACAAATGAACAATCATTTTGCTACAAGAAGTTTGTTGCCAGATGGTAATTGGAAAGCACTTAAGCTCATGAAAAATACAGCAGCAGATAATTCACCAACTGCATCGCAAATGCCAAGAGCTTTAGGACTGGCACTAGCATCTAAAAAGTATAGAGCATTAAAAGATTTTATTGGAGAAAATAGTTTTAGCAATAATGGTAACGAAATTTGTTTTGCTACTATTGGCGATGCGAGTACCTCCGAAGGATTGTTTTGGGAAACCATAAATGCAGCTGGTGTTTTGCAAGTGCCTTTGTTGGTTTCAGTTTGGGACGATGGTTATGGTATTTCTGTTCCTAAACTTCTACAAACAACAAAAGGAAGTATCTCTGAAGTACTAAAAGGTTTTCAGGCAGATGAACAGTATAATGGATTTGATATATATAAGGTAAAAGCTTGGGATTATCCTAAACTCGTAGCTACTTATATGCAAGCCACCGAAAAAATTAGAAAAACACATCGACCTGCTTTAATTCATGTAGAAGAAGTAACACAACCACAAGGACACTCAACTAGTGGTTCACACGAAAGATATAAATCTCAAGAACGATTAGATTGGGAAAAAGAATACGATTGTATTGCACAATTTAAATCTTGGATATTAAATAATAATATTTCAGATGAAACTACATTACAAACAATAGAAGATAATGTAAAAGCAGAAGTAGTACTAGCAAAAAAAACAGCGTGGTCTAATTTTCATGATATTATATTAGAAGAATTTAATGAAGTATTAAATATTATTGAATTAGTCGCTTCAATATCAAAAAATAAAGAAAGTATATTGGATATTGTTGCTAAAGCCAAGACTATAATAGAACCAGTTCGTAGAGATATTTTTGAAACCATTATAGAAGTACTTGTACTTACTAAAGATGAATCACACGATTACATTAAACAACTAAAACAATGGAGAGCGACACAAAAATTAGTCAATAAAGAACGATATAGTTCCTATATGCATACCAATTCTAGCTATTCTCCATTAAAGTTGCCAATGGTTACTGTAACTTATCCAGAAAAACCAAAATTTTTAAGTGGCTATCAAGTACTTAATGCTTGTTTTACTGCTAATTTTGAACGAGATAAAATGCTATTGGCTTTTGGTGAAGATGTTGGAAGAATTGGAGATGTAAACCAAGCGTTTGCTGGTTTACAAGAAAAGTTTGGTAAAGATAGAATCTATGATACAGGTATTAGAGAAGCAACCATCATGGGCGAAGGCATTGGACTAGCCATGCGTGGATTTAGACCAATTGCAGAAATTCAGTACTTAGATTATTTATTATACGGCTTACAACCTTTGTCTGACGATTTAGCTTGTTTGTCTTATAGAACTAAAGGTGGACAAAAAGCTCCTTTAATTGTTAGAACTCGTGGACACAGATTAGAAGGTATTTGGCATACTGGTTCGCCTATGCAAATGATTTTAGGTGCTTTGCGTGGTATGCATGTTTGTGTTCCTAGAAATATGACACAAGCTGCTGGTTTTTATAATCTTTTACTACGAGGCGATGAACCAGCTTTGGTGATTGAGTGTTTAAATGCATATCGATTAAAAGAAAAGATTCCTAGTAATGCAGGTGATTTTACTGTGCCATTAGGTGTTCCTGAAATTTTAAAAGAAGGAAAGGACATTACACTAGTAACTTATGGTTCTTGTGTAAGAATAGCACAAGATGCAGTAGGCAAGTTGCATCATTTTGGTATAGATGTAGAATTAATAGATGTACAAACGCTTCTACCTTTTGATATTCATGGAATTATTGGAGACTCTATCAGAAAAACAAATCGTGTAGTTTTTATGGATGAAGATTTTCCTGGTGGAGGAACTGCCTACATGCTAGAACAAGTACTAGAAAAACAAAATATTTTTAGCTACTTAGATGCTGTTCCTAGAACACTGTCTGCTAGAGAACATAGAGCAGCGTTTGGTACAGATGGCGATTATTTTAGTAAACCTAATGCAGAAGATGTGTTTCGACTAATTAATAAAATGATGTATGAAACAAATCCAACTAAATTTCCGTTATTGTATTGA
- a CDS encoding fumarate reductase/succinate dehydrogenase flavoprotein subunit, with amino-acid sequence MSLDSKIPKGPLEKKWEDYKGHVKLVNPANKRHIEIIVIGTGLAGASAAATLGELGYKVKVFCFQDSPRRAHSIAAQGGINAAKNYQNDGDSVYRLFYDTVKGGDYRAREANVYRLAEVSGNIIDQCVAQGVPFAREYGGLLSNRSFGGVQVQRTFYAAGQTGQQLLLGAYSALERQVSLGVVEMFSRHEMLEIVKIDGKARGIIARNLVTGELERHFGHAVVLCSGGYGNVFYLSTNAMGSNVTAAWKAHKKGAYFGNPCFTQIHPTCIPVSGDHQSKLTLMSESLRNDGRIWVPKKQNDTRKANEIAEDERDYYLERRYPAFGNLVPRDVASRAAKERCDAGYGVGASKMAVYLDYASAIMRYGHQEATKLRLDNPTDEKIRELGKEVVKEKYGNLFDMYEKITGENPYEVPMRIYPAVHYTMGGLWVDYELQTTVQGLYALGECNFSDHGANRLGASALMQGLADGYFVIPYTIGAYLADEIRTKAIPTSHEAFVEAEKEVQDRINKLLSIKGTESVESFHKRLGKIMWEKCGMARNAVGLKEAIEEIKALRKEFWQNVRVMGDANSFNPELDKAGRVADFLELGELMCLDALNRNESCGGHFREEYQTEEGEAMRDDDNYTYVAAWEYNGDSNYNLHKEELVYENIKLVQRSYK; translated from the coding sequence ATGTCATTAGATAGTAAAATACCAAAAGGCCCATTAGAAAAAAAATGGGAAGATTATAAAGGACATGTAAAATTGGTAAATCCTGCCAATAAAAGACACATAGAAATTATTGTTATTGGTACTGGTTTAGCTGGTGCATCTGCTGCTGCTACGCTAGGCGAGTTAGGATATAAAGTAAAAGTTTTCTGTTTTCAAGATTCACCAAGAAGAGCTCACTCTATTGCAGCTCAAGGTGGTATCAATGCAGCAAAAAATTATCAAAACGATGGCGATTCTGTTTATCGTTTATTCTATGATACCGTTAAAGGTGGTGATTATAGAGCTAGAGAAGCTAATGTTTATCGTTTAGCTGAGGTTTCTGGTAATATTATTGACCAATGTGTAGCTCAAGGTGTTCCTTTTGCTAGAGAATATGGTGGTTTATTAAGCAATCGTTCTTTTGGTGGTGTTCAAGTACAAAGAACTTTTTATGCTGCTGGTCAAACTGGACAACAATTACTACTAGGAGCATATTCTGCATTAGAAAGACAAGTTTCTTTAGGTGTTGTAGAAATGTTTTCTAGACATGAAATGCTAGAAATTGTAAAAATTGATGGTAAAGCTAGAGGTATTATTGCTAGAAATTTAGTTACAGGTGAGTTAGAAAGACACTTTGGTCATGCTGTAGTTCTTTGTTCTGGTGGATATGGTAATGTATTTTACTTATCTACTAACGCTATGGGAAGCAATGTTACTGCTGCTTGGAAAGCACACAAAAAAGGTGCTTACTTTGGTAATCCTTGTTTTACGCAAATACATCCAACTTGTATTCCTGTTTCTGGAGATCATCAATCAAAATTGACATTAATGTCTGAATCTTTAAGAAATGATGGAAGAATTTGGGTACCTAAAAAACAAAATGATACTAGAAAAGCTAATGAAATTGCTGAAGACGAAAGAGATTATTATTTAGAAAGAAGATATCCTGCTTTTGGAAACTTAGTACCAAGAGATGTAGCTTCTCGTGCTGCTAAAGAAAGATGTGATGCTGGTTATGGCGTTGGTGCTTCTAAAATGGCAGTATATTTAGATTATGCTTCTGCAATTATGCGTTATGGTCATCAAGAAGCTACTAAATTGAGATTAGACAATCCAACCGACGAAAAAATAAGAGAGCTAGGAAAAGAAGTGGTTAAAGAGAAATACGGCAACTTGTTTGACATGTACGAAAAAATTACTGGCGAAAATCCTTACGAAGTTCCTATGAGAATTTATCCAGCAGTTCACTATACTATGGGTGGACTTTGGGTAGATTATGAGTTACAAACTACCGTTCAAGGTTTATATGCTTTAGGTGAGTGTAATTTCTCTGACCATGGTGCTAACCGTTTAGGTGCTTCTGCATTAATGCAAGGTTTAGCCGATGGTTACTTTGTAATTCCTTACACTATTGGTGCTTATTTAGCTGATGAAATTAGAACAAAAGCTATACCAACTTCTCATGAAGCATTTGTTGAAGCTGAGAAAGAAGTTCAAGATAGAATCAATAAATTGTTGAGTATAAAAGGAACTGAATCTGTAGAAAGTTTCCACAAAAGATTGGGAAAAATTATGTGGGAAAAATGTGGTATGGCAAGAAATGCAGTAGGTTTAAAAGAAGCTATTGAAGAAATTAAAGCATTGAGAAAAGAATTTTGGCAAAATGTAAGAGTAATGGGCGATGCCAATAGCTTTAATCCAGAGTTAGACAAAGCTGGTAGAGTAGCCGACTTTTTGGAATTAGGCGAATTAATGTGTTTAGATGCGTTGAATAGAAATGAAAGTTGTGGTGGACATTTTAGAGAAGAATACCAAACAGAAGAAGGCGAAGCAATGCGTGATGATGACAACTATACTTATGTAGCAGCTTGGGAATATAATGGCGATAGCAACTACAATCTACACAAAGAAGAGTTAGTGTACGAAAACATCAAACTAGTACAAAGAAGTTATAAGTAA
- a CDS encoding DUF1573 domain-containing protein translates to MKTILYIFASFLLVGFANAQENGTSNIKFEKLEHDFGSQPQGKPVTYEFKFTNVGKTAIELENVKASCGCTTPIWTKDPVAPGETGVVKAQYNMARSGSFRKSITVTTKDGENIVLYISGNAVEQTNGVEESEPKFLTDPNK, encoded by the coding sequence ATGAAAACGATTTTATACATTTTTGCTTCATTTTTGTTAGTAGGATTTGCTAATGCACAAGAAAATGGCACTTCTAATATTAAATTTGAGAAGTTAGAACACGATTTTGGAAGTCAACCTCAAGGTAAACCAGTTACTTATGAGTTTAAATTTACGAATGTAGGTAAAACAGCTATTGAATTAGAAAATGTAAAAGCTTCTTGTGGTTGTACTACACCAATTTGGACAAAAGATCCTGTTGCTCCAGGAGAAACTGGTGTTGTTAAAGCACAATATAATATGGCAAGATCTGGTAGTTTTAGAAAATCGATTACGGTTACAACTAAAGATGGTGAAAATATAGTATTGTATATTTCTGGTAATGCTGTTGAACAAACTAATGGTGTTGAAGAAAGTGAACCAAAGTTTCTGACCGATCCAAATAAATAA